From the Cryptomeria japonica chromosome 2, Sugi_1.0, whole genome shotgun sequence genome, one window contains:
- the LOC131078715 gene encoding homeobox-leucine zipper protein PROTODERMAL FACTOR 2-like, which yields MSDNCEGDRNGGGNEYGGASSTESMNLGRKHIRYTNDQVEVMEEVFKVLQHPDQKGRQELSTKLGLTPQQIKFWFQNRRTQVKVQQERTDSANLRSENERFRLDRQALRNTLHNIRCQTCGGSNFMTEMVYKQQSLALENELLRTEIEKLKAVASNCVGRTIPWLETREDQSQLMCSSHHEEGSSGQNQITLPTPTCVSVDESSAMQAARKATEEFIWMVEANEPVWVKKPFADGTIEILNTNELYGTFPQGMWLSSNMKREGSRDASIVSVTGAELVDVLMDVNKWKKMFSLIVTRAETLQVVSQGVGGHKNGLLQLMYAELQVLSPLVPIRHISFLRFSQQPTNGMWVVVDFSLEYLNYSISPSVGCYHKLPSGCVIQDIPNGCSKVIWIEQAEIVHKIFEQVINSEMAFGAQHWLTCLQRQCCWFKTLVDLTSEGAVSRTNMIRLAQNISSQFVANISALSQSSNDPIKITTRNASEVGQSSGVIVCVGTSIKLSVPPNVLFNFLGDERSASKYKLLSCGEWKELTSIGNGSDPANCISLFDVYSEGKTEKMLKHSYRDASGSFCVYTAINVETIHGKDASSLPIAAHHGFAVLPYHTSTAVNSLIPTTILHEEASATSLHSLGSVLTLLFQNIETEFTNCSLSGAYVEKIHNTMNNTIQRIKNIWHCIDD from the exons AGTGTTTAAGGTGTTGCAACATCCTGACCAAAAGGGCAGACAAGAACTAAGCACTAAACTGGGTCTCACACCACAGCAAATTAAATTCTGGTTTCAAAACCGCCGCACCCAAGTGAAG GTTCAGCAGGAGCGTACTGACAGCGCTAATTTGCGTTCGGAAAACGAGAGATTCCGACTGGATAGACAGGCGCTGAGAAATACACTTCACAATATCAGGTGTCAAACGTGCGGAGGATCTAATTTCATGACAGAGATGGTTTACAAACAGCAAAGCTTGGCTCTAGAAAACGAGCTTTTAAGAACGGAG ATTGAAAAACTGAAAGCAGTTGCCTCGAATTGTGTTGGAAGAACAATCCCCTGGTTAGAAACTAGAGAAGATCAATCACAGTTGATGTGCTCTTCACACCATGAAGAGGGAAGCTCAGGACAGAACCAGATTACATTGCCCACACCCACTTGTGTTTCAGTGGATGAATCCTCGGCAATGCAAGCTGCGCGAAAGGCCACTGAAGAATTTATCTGGATGGTAGAGGCAAACGAGCCTGTTTGGGTGAAGAAACCTTTTGCGGATGGTACAATAGAAATTTTGAATACGAATGAGTTATACGGAACATTTCCTCAGGGCATGTGGCTCAGCAGCAACATGAAGAGAGAAGGCAGCAGGGACGCCTCAATTGTTTCTGTCACAGGAGCTGAATTGGTTGATGTCTTGATGGATGTG AATAAATGGAAGAAAATGTTTTCATTAATTGTAACAAGAGCAGAGACCTTGCAAGTTGTGTCTCAAGGGGTTGGTGGTCACAAAAATGGTTTACTTCAACTG ATGTATGCTGAGCTACAGGTTCTATCTCCTCTTGTTCCCATTAGACATATATCTTTTCTTCGGTTTTCCCAGCAGCCGACCAATGGAATGTGGGTAGTGGTAGACTTTTCTCTAGAATATTTGAACTATAGTATTTCTCCCTCTGTTGGATGTTATCATAAGCTTCCGTCCGGATGTGTTATACAAGATATACCTAACGGGTGTTCAAAG GTGATTTGGATAGAGCAGGCTGAAATTGTACATAAAATATTTGAGCAAGTCATCAACAGTGAAATGGCCTTTGGCGCCCAGCATTGGCTGACATGCTTGCAGAGGCAATGCTGTTGGTTTAAAACTCTAGTAGATCTCACCAGCGAAGGAG CTGTTTCCCGGACAAATATGATAAGACTGGCGCAGAACATAAGCAGTCAATTTGTCGCAAATATAAGTGCACTCTCACAATCCAGCAACGACCCTATTAAAATCACAACAAGAAACGCTTCCGAAGTGGGACAATCCAGTGGTGTTATTGTCTGTGTTGGAACTTCGATCAAGCTTTCTGTCCCCCCAAACGTACTGTTTAATTTTCTTGGGGATGAGCGAAGCGCATCAAAG TACAAACTATTATCATGTGGAGAATGGAAGGAACTCACAAGCATTGGAAATGGGTCAGACCCTGCAAATTGCATTTCATTGTTTGATGTTTATAGT GAAGGCAAGACAGAGAAGATGCTGAAACATAGTTACAGAGACGCATCGGGGTCTTTTTGTGTGTATACAGCCATAAATGTTGAGACCATCCATGGTAAGGATGCTTCTTCATTACCCATTGCCGCTCATCATGGATTTGCAGTACTACCATATCATACTTCAACTGCCGTTAATTCACTTATACCGACCACTATATTACACGAGGAAGCCTCGGCCACCAGCCTTCACAGTTTAGGCTCAGTACTTACACTATTATTCCAAAATATTGAGACAGAGTTTACCAACTGCAGTCTGAGCGGTGCATATGTTGAAAAAATCCACAATACTATGAATAACACCatccaaagaataaaaaatatCTGGCATTGTATAGATGATTGA